A single window of uncultured Methanospirillum sp. DNA harbors:
- a CDS encoding C39 family peptidase, giving the protein MLKPLTLLFLILLCTVIGTVQAYCLNISDLTGGAAAYDGLGDHPDSEWYTQFSINASPDENLTLIRVPSVQQTTEISCGAVAALDNLLYYGKTGDEMSMASEMGVVPVYGINVVQMAKWFTDRGWTVHSSTTDGDGDLSMIQKNLKEGVPTLVAWADWGGHWMVVTGYDSMGTETVVDDVIIFADPYDVTDHNQDGYYRFPAARFYSLWFVPHWYPDKDAVRPWLTATPPSFSSGNSG; this is encoded by the coding sequence ATGCTGAAACCCCTGACTCTCCTCTTCCTGATCTTACTATGTACCGTAATCGGAACTGTGCAGGCATACTGCCTGAATATCTCCGATCTCACTGGTGGTGCGGCGGCATATGATGGACTTGGTGATCATCCTGATTCGGAATGGTATACTCAGTTCTCGATCAATGCATCTCCTGATGAGAATCTCACCCTGATCAGGGTTCCGTCAGTGCAGCAGACGACCGAGATCAGCTGTGGGGCCGTTGCTGCTCTTGATAACCTCCTCTATTATGGTAAAACCGGGGATGAGATGAGTATGGCTTCAGAGATGGGAGTCGTTCCTGTGTATGGAATCAACGTCGTTCAGATGGCGAAATGGTTTACTGACAGGGGATGGACCGTCCATTCCAGTACAACAGATGGAGATGGAGATCTCTCGATGATTCAGAAGAACCTGAAGGAGGGTGTCCCTACACTTGTTGCCTGGGCTGACTGGGGAGGACACTGGATGGTAGTTACCGGGTATGACTCCATGGGCACTGAGACCGTTGTGGATGACGTGATCATCTTTGCAGACCCGTACGATGTCACCGATCACAACCAGGACGGGTACTACCGTTTCCCTGCGGCACGGTTCTATTCACTCTGGTTTGTACCGCACTGGTATCCTGACAAGGATGCTGTGAGGCCCTGGCTGACTGCAACACCGCCTTCATTTTCTTCCGGGAACTCAGGTTGA
- a CDS encoding response regulator gives MTGNESEDPAQILVVDDSPGSLKLLTDILSKPGFLVRPAPSGRLALRSAGVETPDLILLDVIMPELDGYEVCRQLKGDPKTSSVPVIFISSLEEPADKVRGFEAGGVDFISKPFQPEEILARVQTHLSLHRLQKQLEAQNILLEEQIRERKKKEEELKVYQKNLEEMVRERTDELDRFFSLSLDLLCILSRDGTFIRMNPAWESSLGYSLADIISHNYLEFIHPDDLQSTRDVGKIARTDRISNFVNRYRHKDGSYRWIEWSSIPSGDLIFGSARDITERKNVENSLNEARKKLNLLNRVVFSDIQNYVFSLTGFLDLHREIVTDSKETYFLENERMAVDKVLLSLNFAKMYQDMGIKPPVWHQVSQTFLYAISHLDFSRYTREIHVEGLEIYADALLEMVFYILAENVLKYAHSATAVKLWYEIIPGGCRLVFEDDGNGVEADLKEQIFEQWYGEQKGLGLFLSREILAITGLSIRENGEPGSGARFEIHIPDQMYRVATPGR, from the coding sequence ATGACTGGTAATGAGTCGGAAGACCCAGCCCAGATTCTTGTGGTTGATGACTCTCCCGGCAGCCTGAAACTTCTTACCGATATCCTTTCAAAGCCGGGATTTCTGGTCCGTCCTGCTCCAAGCGGGAGGCTAGCACTCCGGTCTGCCGGTGTTGAAACTCCTGACCTCATCCTACTTGATGTAATCATGCCTGAACTGGACGGATATGAGGTCTGCAGGCAGCTGAAGGGTGATCCGAAGACCTCATCTGTGCCGGTCATCTTCATCAGTTCTCTTGAAGAGCCTGCCGACAAGGTCAGGGGGTTTGAGGCCGGTGGTGTGGATTTTATCTCAAAGCCATTTCAGCCAGAGGAAATTCTTGCCAGGGTGCAGACTCATCTCTCTCTTCACAGGCTTCAGAAGCAGTTGGAAGCCCAGAATATCCTGCTTGAGGAGCAGATCAGGGAGCGGAAGAAGAAGGAAGAGGAACTGAAAGTCTATCAGAAGAACCTTGAAGAGATGGTCCGGGAACGGACAGACGAACTCGACCGGTTCTTCTCATTGAGTCTTGATCTGCTCTGTATTCTCTCAAGGGACGGCACGTTCATCAGGATGAATCCTGCATGGGAATCTTCTCTCGGATATTCACTCGCTGACATCATCTCTCATAATTATCTGGAGTTCATTCATCCGGATGATCTACAGAGTACCCGTGATGTTGGGAAAATTGCACGTACTGACCGTATATCTAACTTTGTTAACCGGTACAGGCATAAGGATGGATCATACCGGTGGATTGAATGGTCATCTATCCCGTCCGGTGATCTCATCTTTGGCTCTGCACGGGACATCACCGAGCGGAAGAATGTTGAGAACTCACTGAATGAGGCACGAAAAAAACTAAACCTGTTGAACCGTGTAGTCTTTAGCGACATCCAGAACTATGTCTTCTCATTGACCGGGTTTCTTGATCTGCACCGGGAGATCGTTACAGATTCAAAAGAGACCTATTTCCTTGAGAACGAACGTATGGCGGTTGACAAGGTTCTTCTCTCACTCAATTTTGCAAAGATGTACCAGGACATGGGGATTAAGCCCCCGGTCTGGCATCAGGTCTCACAGACGTTTCTCTATGCCATCTCGCATCTTGATTTCTCCAGGTACACCCGCGAGATCCATGTTGAGGGGCTCGAGATCTATGCTGATGCTCTCCTTGAGATGGTCTTTTACATCCTCGCTGAGAACGTGCTGAAGTATGCCCATTCGGCAACTGCTGTAAAACTCTGGTATGAGATTATTCCAGGTGGGTGCCGTCTGGTGTTTGAGGATGATGGAAACGGAGTTGAGGCTGATCTGAAAGAGCAGATCTTTGAGCAGTGGTATGGGGAACAGAAGGGGCTCGGTCTTTTCCTCTCACGTGAGATCCTGGCTATTACCGGGCTGTCGATCAGGGAGAACGGAGAACCAGGTTCTGGTGCACGATTTGAGATCCACATACCTGATCAGATGTACAGGGTGGCCACTCCGGGTAGATGA
- the crcB gene encoding fluoride efflux transporter CrcB: MKYSLSEEGLVCIGGFCGAVARYLVNEQVPSLPGTLVVNVLGCMAISILMYGSIFFGAFSRSSRLFFGVGVIGSFTTFSAFAAQSFSAGPIIGLLNILANILLGLVGIFLGRVMVTNPRGSAWIT; this comes from the coding sequence ATGAAATACTCATTATCTGAAGAGGGGCTGGTCTGCATCGGCGGGTTCTGCGGAGCCGTGGCCCGGTACCTGGTTAATGAACAGGTCCCGTCACTACCCGGGACGCTGGTTGTAAATGTCCTCGGTTGTATGGCTATCAGTATCCTGATGTATGGTTCAATCTTTTTTGGTGCATTCAGCAGGAGTTCACGTCTCTTCTTCGGAGTCGGCGTGATTGGATCGTTCACAACGTTTTCAGCCTTTGCTGCACAGAGTTTTTCAGCAGGGCCGATCATCGGTCTTTTGAATATCCTTGCAAATATTCTGTTAGGCCTGGTAGGGATATTCCTCGGCAGGGTCATGGTTACAAACCCACGGGGGTCTGCATGGATCACCTGA
- a CDS encoding DUF6790 family protein, with product MSLSELIPIIFIAITIIGAGVQISRERPRADHARAAEILLNWAFLVIIGIGGIWAFIGHTFFADQVAESIGWPAGNPFQQEVALANLLIGVLGILALRIPGTFRIAPLIAYAIFMVGAGIVHIWQIISVHNLSVNNAGMILWIDICMPVVLIILFLLTGWLQKHKAQPSLRR from the coding sequence ATGTCACTGTCAGAGCTCATTCCCATCATTTTTATCGCGATCACAATAATCGGAGCAGGAGTTCAGATATCACGGGAACGCCCAAGGGCTGATCATGCACGTGCAGCAGAAATTTTACTGAACTGGGCATTTCTGGTCATCATCGGCATCGGGGGAATCTGGGCGTTCATCGGCCACACATTTTTTGCAGATCAGGTGGCAGAGAGTATAGGCTGGCCGGCAGGAAACCCGTTCCAGCAGGAGGTAGCCCTTGCGAACCTTCTCATCGGAGTGCTCGGGATTCTTGCTCTGCGTATCCCGGGAACTTTCAGGATAGCACCCCTGATTGCGTACGCGATATTTATGGTGGGTGCAGGCATCGTGCATATCTGGCAGATCATCTCTGTCCACAACCTCTCGGTAAACAACGCTGGCATGATCCTCTGGATCGATATCTGCATGCCGGTCGTGCTTATCATCCTCTTTCTGCTCACCGGATGGCTGCAGAAGCATAAAGCGCAGCCATCACTGCGCAGATAG
- a CDS encoding CrcB family protein, translating into MDHLILVGLGGAAGSVCRYEISRLEPVLGIPLGTAVVNILGSLLFALVAFSRSPGDLYYLLDVGVLGGFTTFSTFSFETFRMFEEQNYLVMIANISINLVGSLAGVCAGYLVITTLGAGV; encoded by the coding sequence ATGGATCACCTGATTCTTGTCGGGCTTGGTGGTGCAGCAGGCTCGGTGTGCAGATATGAGATCTCAAGGCTTGAACCGGTCCTTGGTATTCCTCTTGGAACTGCAGTCGTAAACATCCTGGGAAGTCTTCTCTTCGCTCTGGTGGCATTCTCCCGCTCTCCTGGAGACCTCTATTACCTCCTCGATGTGGGTGTCCTCGGAGGGTTCACCACCTTTTCCACCTTCTCGTTTGAGACATTCAGGATGTTTGAAGAACAGAATTATCTGGTAATGATCGCCAATATCTCCATAAATCTCGTGGGAAGCCTGGCTGGAGTCTGCGCCGGATATCTGGTTATCACAACTCTCGGGGCTGGTGTCTGA
- a CDS encoding pirin family protein — protein sequence MMIRTVEEVFHARETMEGAGVRLHRAFGYHQIPRFDPFLMLDDFRGDKPEDYLKGFPWHPHRGIETVTYMLEGMVEHGDSMGNAGTIGAGAVQWMTAGSGIIHQEMPKPVDGKMGGFQLWVNLPRSEKMRDPRYQEIPAEEIPVISPEQGVTIRIIAGSYTGIKGPVREIVADPDYLDVSLEEGRTFLHQVPRGYTVFCYVFAGKVTCGPGETLLENRNLARLSDGDHVQIKATAGPCRLLLLSGRPIREPIAWGGPIVMNTQEELEQAFREYEEGTFIKATSHHPY from the coding sequence ATGATGATCCGAACTGTTGAAGAGGTGTTTCATGCAAGGGAGACGATGGAAGGTGCTGGAGTCAGGCTTCACCGGGCGTTTGGATACCACCAGATTCCCAGGTTTGATCCCTTCCTGATGCTTGACGACTTCAGGGGCGACAAACCTGAAGACTATCTCAAAGGATTCCCCTGGCATCCCCATCGCGGAATTGAGACTGTCACCTACATGCTTGAAGGAATGGTCGAGCATGGTGACAGTATGGGTAACGCCGGAACCATCGGGGCCGGTGCAGTCCAGTGGATGACAGCAGGGTCCGGGATCATTCACCAGGAGATGCCAAAACCTGTTGACGGGAAGATGGGGGGATTTCAGCTCTGGGTAAACCTGCCTCGATCAGAGAAGATGAGAGACCCCAGGTACCAGGAGATCCCCGCAGAAGAGATACCAGTTATCTCCCCGGAACAGGGGGTTACAATCAGAATTATCGCCGGATCGTATACAGGAATAAAAGGGCCGGTCAGGGAGATTGTTGCAGACCCGGACTACCTTGACGTTTCACTTGAGGAGGGGAGAACATTTCTTCACCAGGTTCCGCGTGGGTACACCGTATTCTGCTACGTGTTTGCAGGAAAGGTGACCTGCGGGCCAGGAGAAACACTGCTTGAAAACCGAAACCTTGCCCGACTCAGTGACGGTGATCATGTACAGATCAAGGCAACAGCCGGACCATGCCGACTGCTCCTCCTATCAGGGAGGCCAATCAGGGAACCGATCGCATGGGGAGGCCCGATCGTGATGAACACACAGGAGGAACTTGAGCAGGCCTTCAGAGAGTACGAGGAAGGGACGTTTATCAAAGCCACCAGCCATCACCCTTATTAA
- a CDS encoding PocR ligand-binding domain-containing protein, with product MDYQLSDLIDVEELQGLMDLLYSVSKFATGIIDNNSVVLTGNGWMDVCTKFHRVHPTTLKGCLESDVRILGHMEEAKPFYMYKCANGLVDVATPIIIDGRHLANIFIGQFFLEPPDLEFFRDQGRKYGFPEDEYLKAVQDVPILTPDQVNQNLAFLRKVTEMLGEMGLTQKRIQEAERLLLEAHDSLEQKVIDRTAELAIAKERAEAANKAKSEFLANMSHELRTPMNAILGFSQLMQRDQSLNPEQREYLQIINRSGTHLLALINEVLEISKIEARRVTLEETSFDLHELIRDLENMFRVRTNAKGLHFQVSGLDAIPRYVLADEGKFRQVLINLLGNAVKFTEHGGVVTRFEVREREGDSVVLNISIEDTGVGIAEEEQDLLFRYFEQTSSGKMSKSGTGLGLAISRDYIRLMGGDITVVSRPGAGSTFSFFLPIRAVSAPASGTIEKHGVVLRLKSDGPSPRVLIVEDNEENRVFLETLLTQTGFTIRTASNGKLAVREAEAWHPDLIWMDVRMPEMDGIEATRQIRLLPGGKDVVVVALTASVFEEERKKILDAGFDDFVRKPFLEEEIFEMIATYLKVRYEVIQDSDDTAMGFQAELTPDMLLTIPNALRISLSTAVIRLDRVEIAKVIGQILNDFPDVGRIIAGLADNLDFDRLVSRLEEAEKMERSE from the coding sequence ATGGACTATCAACTCAGTGATCTCATCGACGTTGAGGAACTCCAGGGCCTCATGGATCTTCTCTACTCGGTCAGCAAGTTTGCAACCGGCATCATCGATAACAACTCAGTTGTTCTCACCGGGAATGGCTGGATGGATGTCTGTACCAAGTTTCACCGGGTTCACCCCACGACCCTGAAGGGGTGTTTAGAGAGTGATGTGAGGATCCTCGGACACATGGAGGAGGCAAAGCCATTCTACATGTACAAGTGCGCAAACGGGCTCGTGGACGTTGCAACCCCGATCATCATCGATGGAAGACATCTTGCCAACATCTTCATCGGCCAGTTCTTTCTTGAACCCCCTGATCTTGAGTTCTTCCGCGATCAGGGCCGAAAGTACGGGTTCCCTGAAGATGAGTACCTGAAGGCAGTTCAGGATGTTCCTATCCTTACGCCTGATCAGGTGAATCAGAACCTGGCATTTCTCCGAAAAGTAACCGAGATGCTCGGTGAGATGGGGCTGACCCAGAAGAGGATCCAGGAGGCTGAGCGTCTTCTGCTGGAAGCCCATGACTCACTTGAACAAAAGGTGATCGACAGGACCGCAGAACTGGCTATTGCAAAGGAGAGGGCAGAGGCTGCAAACAAGGCGAAGAGCGAGTTCCTTGCCAACATGAGCCATGAACTGAGGACGCCGATGAATGCTATCCTTGGTTTCTCCCAACTCATGCAGCGGGATCAGTCACTCAACCCGGAACAGCGTGAATATCTGCAGATCATCAACCGGAGTGGCACCCACCTGCTTGCCTTGATCAACGAAGTTCTTGAAATATCAAAGATAGAAGCACGACGTGTCACCCTGGAGGAGACCTCGTTTGATCTCCATGAACTGATCAGGGATCTGGAGAATATGTTCAGGGTCAGGACGAATGCAAAAGGGCTGCACTTTCAGGTCAGTGGTCTTGATGCCATACCCAGGTACGTACTTGCTGATGAGGGCAAATTCAGGCAGGTCCTGATAAACCTCCTGGGAAATGCCGTGAAGTTTACTGAGCACGGTGGAGTTGTTACAAGGTTTGAGGTCAGAGAAAGGGAAGGTGACTCAGTTGTGCTCAATATCTCTATCGAGGATACCGGTGTCGGGATTGCTGAAGAGGAGCAGGACCTCCTGTTCAGGTACTTTGAACAGACAAGCAGCGGAAAGATGTCAAAGAGCGGGACCGGCCTTGGTCTTGCCATCAGCAGGGATTATATCAGGCTGATGGGTGGCGATATCACGGTTGTCAGCCGACCTGGTGCAGGAAGTACATTCTCCTTCTTTCTTCCTATCAGGGCAGTTTCTGCCCCTGCATCTGGCACAATTGAGAAACATGGAGTTGTGCTCAGACTCAAGAGTGATGGGCCTTCTCCCCGGGTGCTGATCGTTGAAGATAACGAAGAAAATCGTGTATTCCTTGAGACCCTACTGACACAGACCGGCTTCACAATCAGAACTGCATCAAACGGAAAACTGGCTGTTCGTGAAGCAGAGGCATGGCATCCTGATCTCATCTGGATGGATGTCAGGATGCCTGAAATGGATGGGATTGAAGCTACCAGGCAGATACGGCTGCTTCCGGGGGGCAAAGACGTGGTCGTCGTTGCTCTCACTGCTTCGGTATTTGAAGAAGAGAGGAAGAAGATCCTTGATGCAGGATTTGATGATTTTGTCAGGAAACCTTTCCTTGAAGAGGAGATATTCGAGATGATTGCCACATATCTCAAGGTCAGGTATGAGGTCATCCAGGATAGTGATGATACGGCCATGGGATTTCAGGCCGAACTTACTCCAGATATGCTTCTCACCATCCCGAACGCCTTACGTATTTCACTCTCCACTGCTGTCATACGACTGGATCGGGTGGAGATCGCGAAGGTGATCGGCCAGATCCTTAATGATTTCCCGGATGTCGGCAGGATCATTGCAGGTCTTGCTGATAATCTTGATTTTGACCGGCTTGTAAGCAGACTTGAAGAGGCTGAGAAGATGGAGAGATCAGAATGA
- a CDS encoding PEGA domain-containing protein produces the protein MSLVLICTGVGADSSTNQSYFMGQVSENGNLIDEYITGPGLPPSGWIKNMNVASASDPSTSILSTGQVPALVWSYGCSATSASMYFGYYDRNGYPNFYVGPTEGGVFPLTNKVWGNSSEGQGECPLSASHKGIDNLTIKGHVDDYYSAYGSAVDPYYGSWTEHSVKNCVGDYMGTNQYQNWLNTDGSTTFFYYTNGSPLYDYSGSESSKNRDGTHGMRLFAESRGYSVLTNYNQYISGYKGNTKGFTYSQYKSEINAGYPVLIHVLGHTMIGVGYTGTDQIIVHDTWDYSSHTMTWGGSYADMQHYAVSVFHLKPVAPTPTPTKTPTPTPTVTVTPTPTTTVTPTPTVTVTPTPVPSTGSLTVSSSPTKAAVWIDTANTGYTTPATISGISAGVHELKLVKAGYSDYSQNVTITSNETTTIAAVMTQAGVLTVSSKPTGAAIWIDGTDMERSTKATFTSLSPGSHDLKLVMSGYANYNVPVTIRSGQTTTVYAVLTQTGGSISLTSNPSGAGISIDSADTGYQTPNTVSGLSSGWHTVLLKKDGYKDWSKTVMVNSRMTTPVSASLIPGGTNGSIFVYSNPSGASIAIDGVGTGAVTSKTITGVPAGEHTITLSKTGYADWSQTTRVKAGVTTTVFGRLSPTS, from the coding sequence ATGAGTCTGGTTTTGATATGTACCGGTGTTGGTGCAGATTCTTCTACAAACCAGAGTTATTTCATGGGTCAGGTTTCTGAAAATGGGAATCTTATTGATGAATACATAACCGGTCCTGGGTTGCCACCTTCAGGATGGATAAAGAATATGAATGTAGCATCAGCATCTGATCCTTCAACCAGCATTCTCAGTACTGGTCAGGTCCCTGCATTAGTGTGGTCATATGGATGTTCAGCAACTTCAGCATCCATGTATTTTGGATACTATGATCGGAACGGGTATCCTAATTTCTATGTAGGCCCTACAGAGGGAGGAGTATTTCCACTTACGAATAAAGTATGGGGGAATTCTTCTGAAGGACAGGGCGAGTGCCCCTTAAGTGCTTCACATAAGGGGATCGACAACCTGACAATAAAGGGTCATGTTGATGATTATTATTCAGCATATGGCTCTGCGGTAGATCCATACTACGGTTCGTGGACTGAGCATAGTGTAAAGAACTGTGTCGGGGATTATATGGGCACCAACCAGTACCAGAACTGGCTGAATACTGATGGTAGCACGACATTTTTCTACTATACTAATGGTTCACCCCTCTATGACTACTCAGGATCAGAGAGTAGTAAAAACCGTGATGGAACTCATGGAATGAGACTTTTTGCAGAGTCAAGGGGCTACTCTGTACTGACTAATTACAACCAGTATATATCTGGATATAAAGGAAATACCAAGGGTTTTACCTACAGTCAGTATAAGTCAGAAATTAATGCAGGATATCCGGTTCTGATCCATGTCCTGGGTCACACCATGATTGGTGTAGGGTATACCGGAACAGACCAGATCATTGTTCACGATACCTGGGACTATTCCAGTCATACAATGACCTGGGGGGGATCATATGCTGATATGCAACACTATGCTGTAAGTGTATTCCACCTAAAGCCCGTAGCACCAACCCCTACGCCGACCAAGACGCCAACTCCAACTCCTACAGTCACTGTGACACCAACCCCGACAACTACCGTCACTCCGACTCCCACTGTGACCGTAACACCCACTCCGGTTCCCAGCACCGGGAGCCTCACGGTCTCTTCCAGTCCTACAAAGGCTGCGGTCTGGATAGATACTGCAAATACCGGGTATACGACCCCGGCAACCATATCCGGGATCTCTGCAGGGGTTCATGAACTGAAACTTGTGAAAGCCGGGTACTCGGATTATTCACAGAATGTAACCATCACCTCCAATGAGACAACCACGATAGCGGCAGTGATGACCCAGGCCGGTGTTCTCACGGTCTCCTCAAAGCCGACCGGGGCAGCCATCTGGATTGATGGAACTGATATGGAGCGGAGTACAAAAGCGACATTTACTTCGCTGAGCCCGGGAAGCCATGACCTCAAACTTGTGATGAGCGGGTATGCCAATTACAACGTACCCGTTACGATCAGAAGCGGCCAGACAACCACCGTGTATGCGGTGCTGACCCAGACCGGTGGCAGTATCTCTCTCACTTCAAACCCGTCCGGAGCAGGTATCTCTATTGACAGTGCAGATACCGGGTACCAGACCCCTAATACAGTATCCGGTCTCTCTTCAGGATGGCACACCGTTCTTCTGAAAAAGGACGGATACAAAGACTGGTCAAAGACCGTGATGGTCAACTCCCGGATGACAACACCTGTCTCTGCCAGCCTGATCCCGGGTGGAACAAACGGTTCAATCTTTGTATACTCTAACCCGTCCGGAGCATCCATCGCGATTGATGGGGTCGGCACCGGGGCAGTTACCTCAAAGACGATCACAGGAGTTCCTGCAGGTGAGCATACGATCACCCTTTCGAAGACCGGGTATGCTGACTGGTCCCAAACTACCCGTGTTAAGGCAGGTGTGACAACAACAGTCTTTGGCAGATTATCCCCAACCTCATAA